One window of Athalia rosae chromosome 4, iyAthRosa1.1, whole genome shotgun sequence genomic DNA carries:
- the LOC105690298 gene encoding uncharacterized protein LOC105690298 isoform X1, which produces MDFLELQYSDPVVICPYDESHQIARSRIQSHIVKCEKNHPPGYKEICPYNASHRVFKDELAHHLKHCPQKKLIEPELNQHVKNHGCQMTEFMAKSDLGSMIDHGESWDNEIEKDSVSINGKPSLTNDSNINKLFHQGYLGTTRKLVNDTPGNPLRAPRGFSEAMMVDGGFGTEVLDMDSVISVMAIGRGRAKPGNMQQYRRLMIGKERPMTYQ; this is translated from the exons ATGGATTTTCTAGAACTTCAGTATTCGGATCCAGTCGTCATATGTCCATACGACGAATCGCACCAAATAGCGCGATCCAGAATTCAATCGCACATTGTGAAATGTGAAAAG AACCATCCTCCAGGTTACAAGGAAATATGCCCATACAATGCTTCACATAGAGTATTCAAAGATGAGCTAGCACATCATTTGAAGCATTGTCCCCAGAAGAAATTAATAGAGCCTGAATTAAACCAAC ATGTCAAAAACCATGGATGTCAAATGACTGAATTCATGGCAAAATCAGATCTGGGAAGTATGATCGATCATGGAGAATCTTGGGATAATGAAATAGAGAAAGATTCTGTTTCAATTAATGGAAAACCTAGTTTAACTAATGATAGTAACATCAACAAACTTTTCCATCAAGG CTATCTGGGTACCACTCGGAAATTAGTTAACGACACACCTGGCAACCCCTTGCGTGCTCCGCGTGGTTTTTCAGAAGCTATGATGGTTGATGGAGGTTTTGGGACTGAAGTTTTGGATATGGATTCGGTAATTAGTGTAATGGCTATTGGGCGTGGGCGCGCTAAGCCAGGAAATATGCAGCAATACAGAAGATTGATGATTGGTAAGGAAAGACCTATGACATATCAATAG
- the LOC105690298 gene encoding uncharacterized protein LOC105690298 isoform X2: MDFLELQYSDPVVICPYDESHQIARSRIQSHIVKCEKNHPPGYKEICPYNASHRVFKDELAHHLKHCPQKKLIEPELNQHVKNHGCQMTEFMAKSDLGSMIDHGESWDNEIEKDSVSINGKPSLTNDSNINKLFHQGYLGTTRKLVNDTPGNPLRAPRGFSEAMMVDGGFGTEVLDMDSVISVMAIGRGRAKPGNMQQYRRLMIEIFRNT; the protein is encoded by the exons ATGGATTTTCTAGAACTTCAGTATTCGGATCCAGTCGTCATATGTCCATACGACGAATCGCACCAAATAGCGCGATCCAGAATTCAATCGCACATTGTGAAATGTGAAAAG AACCATCCTCCAGGTTACAAGGAAATATGCCCATACAATGCTTCACATAGAGTATTCAAAGATGAGCTAGCACATCATTTGAAGCATTGTCCCCAGAAGAAATTAATAGAGCCTGAATTAAACCAAC ATGTCAAAAACCATGGATGTCAAATGACTGAATTCATGGCAAAATCAGATCTGGGAAGTATGATCGATCATGGAGAATCTTGGGATAATGAAATAGAGAAAGATTCTGTTTCAATTAATGGAAAACCTAGTTTAACTAATGATAGTAACATCAACAAACTTTTCCATCAAGG CTATCTGGGTACCACTCGGAAATTAGTTAACGACACACCTGGCAACCCCTTGCGTGCTCCGCGTGGTTTTTCAGAAGCTATGATGGTTGATGGAGGTTTTGGGACTGAAGTTTTGGATATGGATTCGGTAATTAGTGTAATGGCTATTGGGCGTGGGCGCGCTAAGCCAGGAAATATGCAGCAATACAGAAGATTGATGATTG aaATCTTTCGAAATACTTGA
- the LOC105690296 gene encoding ubiquitin conjugation factor E4 B produces the protein MSELTPEEMRKRRLARLAGLETSISTNSSNSGTGSLSPSTPGPSRSSSGPIMSPPTQQLQHPEAPMEVEDASEKQCNTSGVDVDSGIENMEVEESDRKELAPRSRTTSSSTEVTTDQIHTVVSRVLCVSWKESTEGAIFLPQTAANALEHELVDVTDIANQALMEVLCMFSRGEDPLKEISSDVSSDREDSPNSQASPLLSPVVTLPSCPVPTLPLPTAGKSQQPKSLIYLLDCYSRVAVEERNHPKRSSTPPLSEVLSALRAQCVQHASLVLQGLVGICPSLTLPTPSASLLYPVLSQNLPRGFLHELVARTYSNPYIFGKIFTPLLQGLFLSMQQASLIGNTHRRPIEALEELIEIRCGQMGNVRPICRLITHQTQFLPDVLTTAVGRELARTSFLGPFLSVSVFAEDQPKVAEKFFSGNPVTDKSMNLTLQQELESTRSSLHKMLHAILANSSCCREATLAYFAALLRHNEKRAQIQTEEFALAGDGFMLNLLSSLQMLAVKIKLNTIDTLYPFHPSSYVEIKNDTRLKLSSQEVTEWLKSLESTHKWTEAKFPTQCWFLTLHCHHLALLPALQKYQRRLRALRELQKMLDELQATEPQWKDAPFAAHNKELMKRWKQQLKRLGRSKSSADAGLIDQVLLRRSLHFYTSVADVLLGLLSQRPPGSELPTLPLPQHVPPQFTALPEWYVEDIAEFLLFTLQFSPAVVANNMDNSLITWLLVVICTPHCIRNPYLIAKIIEVLFVINPSVQGRTETLHDQVMAHPISKTFLASYLMKFYTDVETTGSSSEFYDKFSIRYHISLILKSMWESPVHRASIVNESRSGKQFVKFINMLMNDTTFLLDESLESLKRIHEVQELMSNTTAWAALPQDQQQSRSRQLTADERQARSYLTLAKETVAMFHYLTVDITEPFLRPELVGRLSAMLNFNLQQLCGPKCKNLKVKKPEKYGWEPRTLLSQLVDIYLHLDCDNFAAALASDERSFCKELFNDAAGRMERSAIKTATEIERFRALAERAAAIARDNQARDEDYGDAPEEFRDPLMDTLMEEPVKLPSGIIMDRAVIIRHLLNSATDPFSRQPLSEDMLTPVLDLKERISAWKQEKKKSANI, from the exons ATGAGCGAATTAACTCCAGAAGAG ATGAGGAAGAGGCGATTAGCCCGCCTAGCAGGCCTTGAGACAAGCATTTCCACTAATAGTTCAAACAGTGGCACTGGATCTCTATCTCCTAGTACTCCAGGCCCATCAAGATCATCTTCTGGCCCAATAATGTCTCCACCCACACAGCAACTACAACATCCAGAGGCTCCGATGGAAGTTGAAGATGCCAGCGAAAAACAATGTAATACCTCAGGAGTAGATGTTGATTCTGGTATTGAAAATATGGAAGTTGAAGAATCTGATCGCAAAGAGCTTGCACCACGATCCAGG ACAACTAGTTCCAGTACTGAGGTAACCACTGACCAAATCCACACAGTGGTTTCCCGTGTGCTTTGCGTCTCTTGGAAAGAATCAACTGAAGGTGCTATATTTCTTCCACAAACTGCCGCCAATGCTTTGGAGCATGAACTTGTCGATGTTACTGACATAGCTAATCAAGCACTGATGGAAGTTCTCTGCATGTTCTCACGGGGTGAAGACCCTCtaaaagaaatttcatcggatGTGTCTTCCGACCGCGAAGACAGTCCTAATAGTCAAGCAAGCCCTTTGCTGAGTCCGGTTGTCACTTTGCCTTCTTGTCCAGTACCTACATTGCCCCTGCCCACTGCTGGCAAGTCCCAGCAACCAAAGAGTCTCATTTATCTGCTAGATTGCTACTCCAGGGTTGCTGTTGAAGAGAGAAATCATCCAAAG AGATCCAGTACACCGCCACTCTCCGAAGTATTGTCCGCACTTCGGGCCCAATGTGTGCAACACGCCAGCCTGGTTCTACAAGGGTTAGTTGGTATATGCCCAAGCTTGACTTTGCCGACACCGTCAGCATCACTTCTTTATCCAGTACTTTCACAAAACCTTCCCCGAGGTTTCTTGCACGAACTTGTTGCCAGAACGTACTCCAACCCATATATCTTCGGCAAAATATTTACTCCATTACTCCAAGGGTTGTTTTTATCGATGCAGCAAGCAAGCTTGATTGGCAACACACATCGTAGGCCAATTGAAGCCTTGGAAGAATTGATTGAAATACGCTGTGGACAGATGGGCAATGTGCGTCCCATTTGTCGCCTGATTACGCATCAAACCCAGTTCCTTCCAGACGTATTGACGACCGCCGTTGGTCGAGAACTAGCCAGAACTTCATTTTTGGGGCCCTTTTTGTCTGTGTCTGTATTTGCAGAGGACCAACCGAAGGTGgccgagaaattttttagcGGTAATCCAGTGACCGACAAATCCATGAATTTAACTCTACAACAAGAGCTCGAGAGTACGCGATCGTCGCTTCACAAAATGCTCCATGCTATTTTGGCCAATAGTAGTTGCTGTCGTGAGGCTACACTGGCTTATTTTGCGGCTCTTCTTCGTCATAATGAGAAACGTGCACAAATTCAAACAGAGGAATTCGCCTTGGCTGGTGATGGGTTCATGCTCAATCTGTTATCGTCACTTCAGATGCTGGCTGTTAAAATTAAGCTCAATACAATAGATACGTTGTATCCATTTCATCCATCCAGttacgttgaaataaaaaatgataccaGATTGAAACTGAGCTCACAAGAAGTCACAGAATGGTTGAAGAGCCTGGAATCAACGCACAAATGGACAGAGGCCAAATTTCCTACTCAATGCTGGTTTTTGACACTTCACTGCCATCACTTGGCACTTTTGCCAGCACTTCAAAAGTATCAGAGAAGATTGAGAGCACTCAGAGAGTTACAAAAAATGTTGGATGAACTACAAGCAACTGAACCGCAATGGAAAGATGCCCCTTTTGCGGCCCATAACAAAGAACTGATGAAACGTTGGAAACAACAATTGAAACGTTTGGGCAGATCGAAATCCTCTGCCGATGCCGGGTTAATAGACCAAGTTCTCCTAAGGCGTTCCCTACACTTTTACACTTCTGTGGCCGACGTTTTGCTTGGTCTCCTCAGTCAGAGACCGCCCGGTAGCGAACTACCTACCCTTCCCCTTCCCCAACATGTTCCACCTCAATTTACTGCCCTACCGGAATGGTATGTCGAAGACATCGCCGAGTTCTTACTTTTCACACTTCA ATTCAGTCCTGCAGTTGTGGCAAATAACATGGATAATTCCCTGATTACATGGCTGCTGGTTGTGATATGCACACCACACTGTATTCGCAACCCGTACTTAATTGCTAAAATTATTGAAGTACTTTTCGTGATAAATCCCAGCGTTCAG GGAAGAACCGAAACTCTACATGACCAAGTAATGGCACATCCAATATCGAAAACATTCTTGGCATCATACCTTATGAAGTTTTATACTGACGTCGAAACGACAGGATCCAGCTCAGAATTCTATGACAAATTCTCTATCCGTTATCACATCAGTCTGATATTAAAATCTATGTGGGAGAGTCCTGTGCATAGAGCATCCATTGTTAATGAAAGCAGAAGTGGCAAGCAATTTGTGAAGTTTATAAACATGCTGATGAATGACACAACGTTTTTGTTGGATGAGAGTTTAGAATCTCTGAAACGCATTCACGAAGTTCAAGAACTCATGTCAAACACTACAGCTTGGGCTGCGCTTCCCCAAGATCAACAACAGTCTCGATCGAGGCAATTAACAGCCGATGAACGTCAGGCAAGATCATACCTGACACTTGCAAAAGAAACAGTCGCTATGTTCCACTATTTGACAGTAGACATCACAGAGCCATTCTTACGCCCAGAGTTGGTCGGTAGACTCAGTGCCATGTTAAACTTCAACTTGCAGCAGCTTTGTGGACCAAAGTGTAAAAATctcaaagtgaaaaaaccagaaaaataTGGATGGGAACCAAGAACATTGTTAAGTCAATTAGTCGATATATACTTGCATCTAGACTGTGATAATTTTGCTGCTGCTTTAGCTAGCGACGAG CGCTCGTTCTGCAAAGAACTGTTCAACGACGCAGCAGGTAGGATGGAAAGGTCTGCAATAAAAACAGCAACTGAAATCGAACGGTTTCGAGCTCTGGCAGAACGGGCTGCCGCAATAGCAAGGGATAACCAAGCGCGGGATGAGGACTACGGCGATGCACCGGAAGAATTCCGTGATCCTCTCATGGATACACTAATGGAAGAGCCGGTCAAACTCCCATCTGGGATTATCATGGATAGAGCAGTAATCATCAGACATCTACTGAACAGCGCCACGGATCCTTTTAGTCGTCAACCTCTCAGCGAGGATATGCTGACACCTG TGCTGGACTTGAAAGAACGGATCTCCGCATGGAaacaggagaaaaagaagtctGCGAACATATAA
- the LOC105690297 gene encoding uncharacterized protein LOC105690297 — translation MAGEKVASSSRNVKNNESTNASDHSPLNIDIEDDFLEAIEHVPCPEFQFATTTCYICNGYYGPCFEEPVCATCHAFLFPDDVGLLPVPIFSEKTDDEDSGNDEPTDLFYNPERRTSQQQQNSPQNVNPVVQNQQGPVIPNLRSNQTPYLPFQNAPNARCNHPNPMGGCSPVVNNRVPLNNSMPQNNPGDQNVQHNRPIPQNNVSNDQAQCQHPVNVNPPNILNHPRNMALPNQNIQIPNNHGEDPAADDFPSPEDLAPPGEVENFGSAVHNRLFRWNFRIHGDFSEPSRPPNLSERLELLSDHKHLEHERINEPGLVERLPPEVLFAVFSHLDDMSLWSAGKVCRRWCGLLSTHVTPHQWQQYVKLRWPLYRPIGHVGNWYRVYDHLASSAPCRACLVQTSLRTRPRMEENSWRRNRLRSELKSLRIDPPEGIEATPLDQMCCHWQATITGPVGSPYEGGLFYLYLLVPYSYPMCPPVVRFLTKILHPNVSRHGDVGIDSIHHNWSLALTISKVLISVQSLLTDPYCEVCMEPELGDMYLNDREKFEEVARAWTWRYAMHDVLTPS, via the exons ATGGCCGGCGAAAAGGTAGCTTCAAGTTCCCGTAATGtcaaaaataacgaaagtACTAATGCTAGTGATCATTCCCCGTTGAATATAGACATTGAAGATGATTTTCTAGAGGCGATCGAGCATGTACCGTGCCCAGAATTTCAATTCGCC ACAACAACTTGCTATATTTGCAACGGCTATTATGGACCCTGTTTTGAAGAACCAGTTTGTGCAACATGCCATGCATTTTTATTCCCTGATGATGTTGGGTTACTTCCAGTACCTATCTTTAGTGAG AAAACTGATGATGAAGATTCTGGCAATGACGAACCAACAGATCTTTTTTATAATCCTGAACGTAGGACGAGTCAACAGCAACAAAACTCTCCACAAAATGTGAATCCAGTTGTTCAAAACCAACAGGGTCCTGTGATTCCAAATTTGAGGTCAAATCAAACTCCATATTTACCATTTCAAAATGCACCAAACGCAAGGTGTAATCATCCAAATCCCATGGGTGGCTGTAGCCCAGTAGTTAATAATAGAGTGCCGTTGAATAATTCTATGCCACAGAACAATCCTGGTGATCAGAACGTGCAACACAATCGTCCCATACCACAAAATAATGTAAGCAATGATCAAGCTCAGTGTCAACATCCTGTTAATGTCAATCCACCAAACATATTAAATCATCCTAGAAACATGGCTCTGCCAAaccaaaatattcaaattcccAATAATCATGGCGAAGATCCTGCTGCAGATGATTTCCCTAGTCCAGAAGATCTGGCTCCACCTGGAGAAGTTGAGAATTTCGGAAGTGCTGTACACAATAGACTGTTCAGGTGGAATTTTCGGATACACGGAGACTTCAGCGAGCCCTCAAGACCTCCCAATTTATCTGAAAGACTAGAACTCCTATCGGATCATAAGCATCTTGAGCATGAAAGAATAAACGAACCAGGCCTCGTAGAAAGGTTACCCCCTGAAGTTCTTTTTGCCGTATTCTCTCATCTTGATGATATGAGTTTGTGGTCAGCTGGAAAAGTCTGCAGAAGATGGTGTGGATTATTATCAACACATGTGACACCTCACCAATGGCAACAGTATGTCAAACTACGTTGGCCTTTGTATAGACCGATCGGGCACGTTGGCAATTGGTATCGAGTTTATGATCACTTGGCATCTTCCGCTCCATGTAGAGCTTGCTTGGTTCAAACCTCTCTTAGAACAAGACCACGTATGGAAGAAAATTCTTGGCGTAGAAACAGACTGCGAAGCGAGCTCAAAAGCTTGAGGATAGATCCTCCAGAGGGAATCGAAGCAACACCTTTAGATCAAATGTGTTGTCATTGGCAAGCAACTATTACTGGACCTGTTGGAAGCCCTTACGAAGGAGGACTTTTCTATTTATACCTACTAGTACCTTACAG TTATCCTATGTGCCCTCCAGTCGTAAGATTTCTTACAAAGATTCTGCATCCGAATGTCTCGCGGCATGGAGATGTCGGTATAGATTCTATTCATCACAATTGGTCCCTTGCTCTGACAATATCAAAGGTCCTCATTAGTGTCCAGAGCCTGCTTACCGATCCTTATTGCGAG GTATGCATGGAGCCAGAGTTAGGGGATATGTATTTGAATGATCGGGAGAAATTCGAAGAAGTGGCAAGAGCCTGGACTTGGAGATACGCGATGCACGATGTGTTGACGCCGTCATAA
- the LOC105690255 gene encoding growth arrest-specific protein 1-like isoform X2, with protein MSRTVARLDTALASLILLALCTTCTFAAMSCVDANLRCAYRSGCGMALQQYLTKCSSDLQGDAVRVCPESCLHALIALTSTDEGKELMTCECATDEHLCIQSKQRVEVCRPSVMTVMNNTRVSCRIATGICGADALCSTALEYYNGFCRSMFHGRKCTYRCRNSINILRRQEKAAKLNTCICDGAEDYDCKGIHRNMNRLCFGKIHHDYHETTKIINDPRSDEIQRNNNAYSRGAGVTTLVRRTTLTLTSTFLLAQLAR; from the exons ATGTCTCGTACCGTGGCAAGGCTGGACACCGCCCTGGCTTCGTTGATATTATTGGCACTCTGTACAACCTGCACATTTGCCGCCATGAGTTGCGTAGACGCGAATCTGAGGTGCGCGTACAGATCCGGTTGCGGAATGGCCCTTCAACAGTACCTGACCAAGTGCTCATCCGACCTACAAGGGGACGCCGTTCGAGTTTGCCCCGAGTCCTGTCTCCACGCCCTGATCGCCCTGACCAGTACGGACGAGGGCAAGGAATTGATGACG TGCGAATGCGCGACCGACGAGCACCTTTGCATCCAGTCCAAGCAGAGGGTGGAAGTCTGCAGGCCGTCGGTCATGACCGTTATGAACAACACCAGGGTATCCTGTAGGATAGCTACCGGGATATGCGGCGCCGATGCCCTTTGTTCAACCGCTCTTGAATACTACAACGGTTTCTGCCGCAGCATGTTTCACGGGAGAAAATGCACCTACAG GTGTCGCAATTCCATCAACATTCTCAGACGTCAGGAGAAGGCGGCCAAGTTGAACACGTGCATTTGCGACGGTGCCGAGGATTACGATTGCAAGGGAATTCATCGTAACATGAACCGGCTCTGCTTCGGTAAAATTCATCACGATTATCACGAGACGACGAAGATCATCAATGATCCGAGATCGGACGAGATACAGAGGAATAATAACGCGTACAGTCGGGGCGCCGGCGTCACGACACTGGTTCGCCGGACAACGCTGACCTTGACGTCGACCTTCCTGCTGGCTCAGCTCGCCAGATAA
- the LOC105690255 gene encoding growth arrest-specific protein 1-like isoform X1: protein MDMSRTVARLDTALASLILLALCTTCTFAAMSCVDANLRCAYRSGCGMALQQYLTKCSSDLQGDAVRVCPESCLHALIALTSTDEGKELMTCECATDEHLCIQSKQRVEVCRPSVMTVMNNTRVSCRIATGICGADALCSTALEYYNGFCRSMFHGRKCTYRCRNSINILRRQEKAAKLNTCICDGAEDYDCKGIHRNMNRLCFGKIHHDYHETTKIINDPRSDEIQRNNNAYSRGAGVTTLVRRTTLTLTSTFLLAQLAR, encoded by the exons ATG GATATGTCTCGTACCGTGGCAAGGCTGGACACCGCCCTGGCTTCGTTGATATTATTGGCACTCTGTACAACCTGCACATTTGCCGCCATGAGTTGCGTAGACGCGAATCTGAGGTGCGCGTACAGATCCGGTTGCGGAATGGCCCTTCAACAGTACCTGACCAAGTGCTCATCCGACCTACAAGGGGACGCCGTTCGAGTTTGCCCCGAGTCCTGTCTCCACGCCCTGATCGCCCTGACCAGTACGGACGAGGGCAAGGAATTGATGACG TGCGAATGCGCGACCGACGAGCACCTTTGCATCCAGTCCAAGCAGAGGGTGGAAGTCTGCAGGCCGTCGGTCATGACCGTTATGAACAACACCAGGGTATCCTGTAGGATAGCTACCGGGATATGCGGCGCCGATGCCCTTTGTTCAACCGCTCTTGAATACTACAACGGTTTCTGCCGCAGCATGTTTCACGGGAGAAAATGCACCTACAG GTGTCGCAATTCCATCAACATTCTCAGACGTCAGGAGAAGGCGGCCAAGTTGAACACGTGCATTTGCGACGGTGCCGAGGATTACGATTGCAAGGGAATTCATCGTAACATGAACCGGCTCTGCTTCGGTAAAATTCATCACGATTATCACGAGACGACGAAGATCATCAATGATCCGAGATCGGACGAGATACAGAGGAATAATAACGCGTACAGTCGGGGCGCCGGCGTCACGACACTGGTTCGCCGGACAACGCTGACCTTGACGTCGACCTTCCTGCTGGCTCAGCTCGCCAGATAA